From Flavobacterium lipolyticum, one genomic window encodes:
- a CDS encoding PQQ-binding-like beta-propeller repeat protein yields MKKNLITLLLVCAVTNIFGQVQTVSVPGKMEAAGNISDKVTHKVLKPLAKVALDKESILIYDYDGSLFSFNLESEKINWTVKATDSFTELCANAVTLQDGVVYVPFINGEIFAIDNQTGAVFWKSRLGNSTDQIILKNQIPVINEGKLLVTSQNGNLYALDIKTGGLLWNHKLDAENNESPVLLFNNKVFIQSGTSVYSFEANSGKLLIQKSFEEAMRGKLVTDGETIFTANEKNVVFALNPDKLEVLWQFKLEETQNNIKERIFCKDKKLYFAAQGPEVSSIYAVDSKTGTQIWKRDFKADNVEYMVEESDNIWGYTRKSKLFQLDITNGEVAFEYKLSTRPISNLEFLGDDYFFYYSDAALIQFEYKTKDENEVYLRTSIKDDVYSAFLKLIR; encoded by the coding sequence ATGAAAAAAAATCTAATAACTCTTTTATTGGTGTGTGCCGTTACCAATATTTTTGGACAAGTACAAACGGTTTCAGTACCAGGTAAAATGGAAGCTGCGGGCAATATTAGCGATAAAGTTACTCATAAAGTGCTAAAACCGTTGGCGAAAGTTGCATTGGATAAAGAGTCGATATTGATTTACGATTATGACGGTTCTCTTTTTTCCTTTAATCTAGAGTCCGAAAAAATTAACTGGACTGTAAAAGCAACAGATTCTTTTACGGAGTTGTGTGCAAATGCTGTCACATTGCAGGATGGAGTAGTGTATGTTCCTTTTATTAACGGAGAAATTTTTGCGATTGATAATCAGACTGGTGCTGTTTTTTGGAAATCAAGACTGGGGAATAGCACAGATCAGATCATCCTGAAAAATCAGATTCCGGTTATAAATGAGGGAAAATTATTGGTAACCTCTCAAAACGGGAATCTTTATGCACTTGATATTAAAACTGGCGGTTTGCTATGGAATCATAAACTAGATGCTGAAAATAATGAAAGTCCGGTTCTTTTATTCAATAACAAAGTTTTTATTCAAAGCGGAACTTCTGTTTATAGTTTTGAAGCTAATTCAGGAAAACTTCTTATTCAAAAAAGTTTTGAGGAAGCCATGCGCGGAAAATTGGTAACAGATGGAGAAACTATCTTTACAGCAAATGAAAAAAATGTAGTTTTTGCTCTAAATCCTGATAAACTAGAGGTTCTGTGGCAGTTTAAATTGGAGGAAACTCAGAACAATATTAAGGAGCGTATATTTTGCAAAGACAAGAAGCTATATTTTGCCGCACAAGGCCCCGAAGTTTCTTCGATATATGCTGTAGATTCAAAAACAGGAACTCAAATTTGGAAAAGGGATTTTAAAGCCGATAATGTGGAGTATATGGTCGAAGAAAGTGATAATATTTGGGGATACACTCGTAAAAGTAAGCTCTTTCAATTGGACATTACCAATGGTGAGGTAGCATTTGAATACAAATTATCAACGAGACCTATTTCAAATCTTGAATTTTTGGGCGATGATTACTTTTTTTATTATTCTGATGCGGCTTTGATTCAGTTTGAATATAAAACCAAAGACGAAAACGAAGTCTATTTGCGAACCTCAATTAAAGATGATGTGTATAGTGCATTTTTAAAATTGATTCGATAG
- a CDS encoding serine hydrolase domain-containing protein has product MKQTFTLFRILFLVLFISGNNYAQHKDDFSSKIDSLIQTTNPRNFNGVVVIKQNGKIKYAKAHGYSDFNKKTELKISDKFSTMSIAKQITATLILQEVEKGTIHLETPIRKYLPELKYSWADTITVNQLLNNTSGLSSEDIDKPLKFTPGVAFNYSNIGYYVAGQVLEKQSHKSFEELVTALFKKCGMTNSYYPNETNNTFLTKGHSIKKEGSIRLNEQLNFDIHNYFGSHLIVSVPDLAKWNECLHSGQLLKPATYKMMIAYSITNTHPLFGDKPIGYGYGLRINDKTNIMEIGHTGFHPTEGYTAVNLYYPKTKTSVIVMENQAFENFSIAYYFEQEIRKIVRESNLLN; this is encoded by the coding sequence ATGAAACAAACTTTTACACTCTTCAGAATCCTCTTTTTAGTACTTTTTATTAGTGGCAACAATTACGCACAACACAAAGACGACTTTTCTTCAAAAATTGACAGTCTGATACAAACCACAAACCCAAGAAATTTTAACGGAGTGGTTGTTATTAAACAAAACGGAAAAATAAAATATGCAAAAGCACATGGCTATTCAGATTTCAACAAGAAAACAGAACTGAAAATTTCCGATAAATTTTCAACCATGTCAATTGCCAAACAAATCACGGCTACACTTATCTTACAAGAAGTAGAAAAAGGAACAATCCATTTAGAAACCCCTATTCGTAAATATTTACCGGAATTAAAATATTCGTGGGCAGATACCATCACCGTTAATCAATTGCTCAACAATACTTCGGGATTAAGCAGTGAAGATATAGACAAACCTCTTAAATTTACTCCGGGAGTCGCTTTTAATTATTCTAATATTGGCTATTATGTAGCAGGACAAGTTTTGGAAAAACAAAGTCATAAAAGTTTTGAAGAGCTAGTAACTGCTTTGTTTAAAAAGTGCGGAATGACCAACAGTTACTACCCCAATGAGACAAACAATACATTTTTAACAAAAGGGCACTCCATAAAAAAAGAAGGTAGTATCAGGCTGAACGAACAATTAAATTTTGATATTCATAATTATTTTGGCAGTCATTTAATTGTTTCGGTTCCTGACTTAGCAAAATGGAATGAATGTCTGCACTCCGGTCAACTATTAAAACCCGCTACTTACAAAATGATGATCGCTTATTCAATCACCAATACCCATCCGCTTTTTGGTGATAAACCAATTGGCTATGGTTATGGATTGCGAATAAATGATAAAACCAATATTATGGAAATCGGACATACAGGTTTTCATCCTACTGAAGGATATACAGCGGTCAATTTATACTATCCAAAAACCAAAACCAGCGTTATTGTTATGGAAAATCAAGCATTTGAAAATTTTAGTATTGCTTATTATTTTGAACAGGAAATTAGGAAAATCGTTAGAGAAAGTAATCTGTTGAATTAA
- a CDS encoding prolyl oligopeptidase family serine peptidase — protein MHKRNSKQIITVLFLTLSLNFAFAQKKEFRKTTVDILTFVNNRKVLNSLNTDSFLKRIFTKDNIQIPYRFLTPKDNNNHQKYPLVITFHNSTRIGNDNENQLEPFAKIWLRPEIYTKYQCYVIAPQFSERSSNYEKNSDGIPISKPSAAVFALLELIQNIEKEYPNIDKNKIYLIGYSMGGSTAQNLLNIAPNQFAAMVSVAAVPDFSNLKKLSKKNIWLIHGEKDDDNPYIGSVELFTKLSSNKNLTFTTFNNLNHNNIVIPFLLTEEIPKWLFEKHK, from the coding sequence ATGCATAAACGAAATTCAAAACAAATTATCACCGTACTTTTTTTGACTTTAAGTCTAAACTTCGCCTTTGCGCAAAAAAAAGAGTTCCGGAAAACCACCGTTGACATTCTAACTTTCGTAAATAACCGAAAAGTATTAAACAGTTTAAATACCGATAGCTTTCTTAAAAGAATTTTTACTAAAGACAACATACAAATTCCTTATAGATTTCTAACGCCAAAGGATAATAACAATCACCAAAAATACCCTTTAGTCATTACTTTCCACAACTCTACCCGAATTGGAAATGATAATGAAAACCAGCTTGAACCATTTGCAAAAATTTGGCTGAGACCTGAAATTTATACTAAATATCAATGTTATGTAATCGCACCACAATTCAGCGAGCGTTCTTCAAATTATGAAAAGAATAGTGATGGAATTCCAATTTCAAAACCTTCTGCAGCTGTTTTTGCCTTACTCGAATTAATTCAAAATATTGAAAAAGAATACCCAAACATCGATAAAAACAAGATTTACTTAATTGGATATTCTATGGGTGGATCGACTGCGCAAAATCTACTCAATATCGCTCCAAACCAATTTGCCGCTATGGTTTCCGTAGCAGCAGTTCCTGATTTTTCAAATCTTAAAAAATTAAGTAAGAAGAACATTTGGCTTATTCATGGAGAAAAAGACGATGACAATCCTTATATCGGTAGTGTGGAATTGTTTACAAAATTATCTTCAAACAAGAATTTGACTTTTACCACTTTCAATAATTTAAATCATAACAACATTGTGATTCCGTTTTTACTAACCGAAGAGATTCCAAAATGGCTGTTTGAAAAGCACAAGTAA